GATCTGAGTAGTTTTGAGTAAGACTGGTTTATGCATttacaacaaaataacaaaataccATATGGCAATTGCCTGGGGCAATCTGGTTATTGACAAGGCTCAAAAGATCATTGCACTTCTGTGGTATTGTAAAGAGGATCCCTACTGTCACACCGAAGTCATTgtaactttgtaagtgtacagaaaGAGTATACAAAGGAGTACTTGGGTATTATTCAGTGCCATCTTGTGTCTGTACAAGTCATTTCCCAAACTCTCCTCCTTTTGTGTCCATTGATATTTTGTGTGACATCCGTTAATCGACTTGTATGGACTTCATATAGCAAGATGGCAGCAACTGGAAGAAGAAATAATGTAATGAACTGACTACACAAACAGTACTTTTTTTATAACCtttctgtacacttacaaagttaaAATTACTTTGGGTTGTCTGTAGGCATCCTCTCTATCAGAGAAGTGTTGTAAAGTGGCTTAAAGTAGGTCTATAGTGATTTACTTTGATGAAGCAAGCTTGCCCCAAGGCTATTGCTATATGCTATTTCGTTGTAAATGCATATTCCCGTCTTACTCGAAACTACTTCGATTGGAATAATTTTGGTGTACAGCGAAATGTTACACTCGTTACCATCCAAAATTGACCCTGGGTTGTTCTTAGACAGGAGGTCCTTTTAATTGGAGCTAAACTGGTGCCAAAATTAACCTTGGCATTTGACTTGGActgatttggacaatatttttaactgtatgTAACTCGAGTACAGCAGCCAGAATAAATCAGGTCCAGAGCAACTTAAAATTTGTTGAGTTTGTTGGTGAGTCAGTCGTTGTAGAGATGATGATGATCCTGCTGGTCTGGcctgtcttttttcctcttacttgttttgttttaggGAAATAGTAGATGCTGTTCTTAAAAGCTTTCAGATGTGGTTCTGGAAGCAATAAATGCAGTCAACTTATCAAGTTATTTACCATATGTCTTGCTTTTTTAAACAATTGAAGTCCTTGATAGACCCTCTAGCTGTAGAAGTGATAATCATATGACTAGTTGTATAAGAGTTCCTATATTGTGACATATATGGAAATTATTCGGCAGCTCAACatatcaatactttccaaggaCAACTACACTCTTACAAAATTCTTTCTTGAACCTCATTACATTTTTTATCCTAAAGATGGTGCCAAATCGCTGGGCCAATAAACCACTTATCTACATAACCTTGGGTTGGTTTTCCCATCAGGTTTCAACTACCATTGTCAAATGGCAGAGAGACTATGATTTTGAACACTCTCTCCTATAGTGGCTGGGATAGTCCTGTGTTTCCTGATGCATTAGGGCATTGAGTGTACACATAgactgttctatatatacagtctatggatgTACATATATGTCAGTGTTTTCCAACAGTGTCTTTCATGTTAAAACTAACACGGTCATTTACATGTGTGGTGTATTTGTAAGTTATACAAATTGCCTTTAACTTCTTATTCTAGATGACAATGAAGTAATTCAGATAACATAGGATGAGAGGTATTAGTCATTACGAATGACTAATGGTGATATCCCAGGACATCCCCACTTTTAAATGATCCAATGCGAACATTCCATTAATTCAAAGCGAGAGAGCAGTGACTTCATAACATCACATTTGAGTGAGAAAAAGGAGCAAATAAAGAGTAGGTGAATGTTCAATTTAATGTGACATACAATTAAGTAGGCAAGTGTGTGCACAAGCACATAGCCTCTCACTGAACTTGACTCTCCTCTGGTGCAAGGCTAAGATTATAACTATTTTTGTGTGCTTAGGGTGAATGAAcaaacaatttaaaataaacaatagaaaacacaattttgtatcttaaaataaattagtttgtaaTGGAACTGTTAAAGCCATACGACACTCATGGTCGTGgggttggtaaaggatatcACCACGACTGTAACTGCCTTCGGCGCCCTCGTAGTTACAGCCGTGGCGATAGCCAGCCTTTACCAGCCCCACTCCCACTCGTgtcatattgcttaattattGTGTTTTGGGCTTCAGAATGTATTTCTTTACATTTTGGACCTAAAAACTGGAAACGTCATCTGAATGCATGGAGCCTGAAATGacttaaaacaaaaaaactacacattgtacattttaaatattttgAGACAAATCATAAACTTAATATCTGACATTTCCTGTGTCTTATCTCTAGCTACAGTGTTTACATTTGATTTGCATTCAACCATCGACAGTGCTGTGGTGGCATTTTGCTTGCAGTTCCTTATGCCTAGCATCAAATTCCCCTTAAGGCAGGTGAAACTGTGTATCTATGTCGATGTGATGTGCGTCGATGTGATGTGCGTGTGTACCTGTGTTCTCCCTCTTGAACGCCCCTTCACATACGTAAGCCGCGTCTTCTGGGTATTGCTTTTCCTCGGTACAGTATTTGCCAGGCTGTGCCAGGCTGTGTTCTCGCTTTACCATGTGACCACATCCTGCCCACAACACTTGCTACTGCCCGGGCAGGGAAGGGCCGCTGGAACCCGAGATGGTGCACTGAACCGCTTCTGCTTCTTTCATTCCTCAAagtaaacacaaatacacacaaagacatgcacacacacacacacacacacacacacacacacacacacacacacacacacacacacacacacacacacacacacacacacacatgcgtatgtAGATGCTCAATTTAAGCATATGGTGTATGTGTTGCAACACCAAACCCTGCTATTGCCAAATCGTTTCAAGACCTCGATTCTCAAGAAAACTAAGCAAAGCAGAAACTGTCTAAGAACACTTTGACATCTTGACAAGTTGAGAAACAGTTGCCCTCAGCTAAACAGATGCCGGCTCAAAGATATGAATGAAGTTCTCTTTAAATTTTGGAGTGTGTCGACACAAGCAAACCACACGTGCATGAATGACATTGGTTGTGTTTGACCTGCCGGTGTCAGTTCGAACCAGTGTGACTGCAATACTCGCAAAGTTGTGGTTAGACACAGCAGGCTTCCTTCTGTCTTAGACCCCACACACAACAAAACCAACATCCTAACGGTCTTCAACTGGATGTGAGGGGGCCTTTTAGTGGTTTGGACATTCAGTGCCACATGCTcatccactacacacacacacacacacacacacacacacacacacacacacacacacacacacacacagactatctctctctatctctctctttctctccatctctctctaacacacacacactcaaaaaaagATCAAGCTGTAATTAACTGTCATGATTCAATCAGATGTCTTTGAATGACTAAATCAGCATAATGGTGATGATGATATCATGAGTGCTGATGAGAGACGTGGCCCCGTGTCTTGCAGGTCTATTTTTGCGTCGGGGCGCCGGGACATGTCTCTGGCGGAAGCAGCATCCTGGGAGCAGCCGAGCCGCGGCCCTGTGCCAGCCGAGGCGCAGCACTGAGGCGCAGATCGGAGACGCCGCGCTGAGATAACGGGCCCCAGCTCCAGTACCACCCCCACACAGCGCCGCCGTCTGATCGTTTGTCTCGTCTGCCACgcttcccctcccccccccccccgtctctctctttctcccttctctctcttctttcgtCTTCCTCGGTGCATCTCAGCATGGCGGTGTCTACAGCTGCAGGACCGGACCTCTTCCTGACTCCCACGCCCAACCCCACCACCCTGCCCTCGCTGTCCGCCGTGCCTGCCACCCCCACCTCCTTCCCTGTGACCACCGTGGGGCTCACGACTGCCGCGGAGAACATCACGACTGCTGCCGCGCCGACTATCCCTCTGACTACTCTGCTGACCACCACGCTGTCGGGCAACCAGACAGCCTTCAATGGCACAGGGCTGCCCCAGCTGGCGGAGCAGGTTGCGGGTATGGGCATGGTGCTCGTGCCCTTCGCCATCATCACTGTCCTTGGCCTGCTGATAATCGTGGTGAGACGAGCCTTTATTCGACCGGCCCACACAAAACTCAGTTTGTGCCAATGTCCAAAATGTATTAAACACCATGGATTTGGATGACCATTTTTTGCAGGGTGTCAATCATGCCTCCTTCTAGGCCCACAGAATGAATGGATCCCTTTCTTAGTTAATATGAATGTCAGGCTCTGACCGTAATACTACCTTTCTACAGCTGCCACTTTTATAGACTTTCTTGAGCAATGCAAAACCTAGATCCACTATTTTCCCCCAAGATTATAGTCAATCACATGCCTAGAACTTTTGACAATATAGGTTTATGACAAACTTGTCAGTGACTTtaattcaaagtcaaagtcaaagtcaaagtcagctttattgtcaatttcttcacatgttccagacatacaaagagatcgaaattatgtttctcactatcccacggtgaagacaagacatattttaccaatttaagtccacagacaaacataacattcaagtaaacaaaaaagtaagtgaataagagggcacatataataatgaaaaaaataagagcagcaaaatttggttgaaattgtgcatagacagtcaataaaatactagtgcaaagtcaggccaataaaaggcttgggtagttctgtttgacctaagtaagaaagaaagtgacatagtggtgcgagttatgtaagagcagcagaagtgttgtgttttcaggacaacaacaacaagttgtaaagtgtacaagtgtgcaagtgtgcaagtggagtagtgcacgcggccattgtgggtccaatgtccaggatgttatgtagctgagggtggaggggggagaggagggagagagttcagcatccttacagcttggtgtatgaagctgttggtgagtctggtagtgcgggagcgcaggcttctgtacctcttcccagagggcagtagatcgaacagattgtgagcggggtgacttgcatcactcacaattttggtcgccttgcgggtgaggtgggtggtgtaaatgtccttcagggaggggagtgaagcaccaataatccttccagctgtgttcactatgcgctgcagggctttccctcaaccccccccccccccccccccccaacatattACATATGATAGTTGTATTAGCATTCTTGATGTTATCTTATAGGATAGGCTTGCCTCCAACtaatgtctatctatctatctctaagTTGCTTACTGATACTTATTTGACTGTTGATGTCTTTCCCACAGCTGTTATATGTAAGGAAACGGAAAAGGTAAAAGCTCTTATGCGCACCTTAACACACTGATAAACTGAGATTAATACTTGGGTAGCAGACACTGCCCTTCATAATGGAGTTGTGTACATCAGTCACACCATTAACACTGTGACTTCTGACCCCGCTGCCAGACTGGAGAAGCTTCGGCACCAGCTCATGCCCATGTACAACTTTGACCCGGGAGAGGAGCAGGACGACCTGGAGCAGGAGCTGCTGGACCATGGGCGAGACGGCAGCCCAGCTGGGCCCAATGCCAAGGTGAGCCAATGCCGCAGTCTGTGGATTAGGAGATTACTTGCAATTTTCAATATTACTCTCACAGGAGAATTTATTTTGGATGACATCTTTCTTTCATGACAATTTTCTCACAggagaattgttttttttttttttttttacatttatttgagtAAGAGTATGCATGTTTTTGCTTTAGTTGGTCGCCATTTGTAATAAATCAATTGTCGCTCCAAAGAGTGTTTTGATCACATGATTTTGTGTGCTGTTGACCAatcaatcttttttttattaaaagacATATCTGCtgcttttttgttctttttctttGCATGGCCTTTAAGTTATGACACCTGACTGGTGAAATGGTGGTAGTACCGTGTGGTAAAGTATGCCCAGTTGTGTCTTTGCTTTGAGTGTCTATCACTCTTGTGATCCATTGTTGGCTTCTTCATACCCATCCATGTTTATTTATAGAACTTAAGCTCTCTCTGCAGATCAAACCATAGGAAACAAAGACATGCTGTACCTAACTGTCACAACCAgccctccccctctttctctctccttgtctcttgAACCTTCTTTAACTTAAATCAAAAACTATGCCACATCCTCACGCTCAATTTTTTCAGACCTACTTGTTCTTGACCCCTCTCAGTTGCATGGTGGTCGAAaacttaagtataagtatacttttgatcctgtgaggatcaaaagggaaatttggtctctgcatttatcccaattaatgaaacacactcagcacacagtgaagtgaagcacacactaatcccggcgcagtgagctgcctgcaacaacagcggcgctcggggagcagtgaggggttaggtgccttgctcaagggcacttcagccatacctactggtcggggtttgaaccggcaaccctccgggtacaagtccaaagcgctaaccagtaggccacggctgccccctagtaggccacggctgccccctagtaggccacggctgcccccttcTCTGTGTATCAAAGCCCAAAGTCAGTGTGGAATTTGGAATGCATGCAGCTTTGCTTCTTCACCTTTGTCTGATTCTTTTCTTGGTATGAACTTAATCTATTTGAAAAGTTGTGACTAAACACTGTTTCAACTGACCTTGACCATGTCCTTCAGTGAGGAAACTTGGCATACACACTTAACCTCCATCTGTATTTATTTCCCCATGTTTTCTTCTGCTCttgtttttctccctttctcatcttctctccttaCTCTGCattttgtctctctttttctcataaTGTTTTTTTGCATTCCCTTATGAGACGTGAGGACTCAACAGTACACCAAAATGTTTCTCCTTCCTCCTTCCAGACACTGACAACAAGCCAGGGTACCACTCAGAGGCCCAGCCGGCTGGTCTTCACCGATGTGGCTGACGCCATCAACGCATAATGCGCATGAACCTGACAAACTAAATTGAATGATGACAGGACTAAAGATCTGAAAAGATGGACTGAAGACTTTGAAGCAATGACATCCTTGGAGGACAGCTCCAGGTTTTTAGCCATGACTTTGGGTGTGtgatgagagggaggaagattgTTATCTGTGCTGGTCTGCACCACAAACAACATCTTGTCTTCCAATTCGAATTTGTCTGTCATGGACAGAGAATGATGTTTGTCGACGTTGAATGATGAATAGGGGTGATATTAATTTGTTGATATTTCAGGCTTCATGTATTCAAGCAATCATTTCCTGAGTGTCGTTTCTTGTTTATTGTAGGTGTATCTGAGAACATTGCACTATCTGACACCTTTTTGTGTGGAAATTCACTGCTGAATGGATGGCATGTCAACAGTGTTCTTGTATTCAACGTTTATTTCCTTATGGTCACTCCAATCCTCTAAATAGGGCATACAAATATGACTTTATATGAACACCTGTGGGAAGAATTTAGAAAACATGAACTTATCGTTGCCGTGGATTCTGCCAGTTAGCGCAGCGTAGGTGATGACGTTCAAGTGTCCCCTTTCAAACTGGAGTAACTGCACTTCATTTTATGCCCATGCAATATTGACTGGAGCTATGTTGCTGGAGCTGGTGAGACGACTGGAATCAGAGTTCTGAACTCTTAAGCTGACTTTTAGATGACACTTGGACACACGCTTCTGTGGCTAAGCGGACGATGTGGACTGGATTCCTTTGATGACTGTTCTGTTGTTTGGATACACTGCTGCATGCATTTTAGTGTCTCATGGAATGTCTTAACGCTGGGTCCTGGGAACCTTCAACAACAATAGTTGGCCAGGTGTGGAAAAGACATGCGGATGATAAAGGGAAACAGAAGAGTGATGgatcagaggaagagagaaagagaggaataataaaagaaagaagaaatgtCCTCTGCCCCACCTGACATACTTTACAAGGGGACCATTGTGAGAATTTAGTGTTTTAAATATACTTTTGTGACTAAGGGAATAAATACATGAACAAATACTTTCTAAACTGTAAATTAAGTGTTTTTTAAACTTACGCAAGATATAGAGTCTGCTCGACACTATTACACTACTGTATCCAGTCTGTCTTCAAGGTTAACACCCATGTACCTCTACAGCCTCCATCTCTTCTGTCAGGATGGAGAGGGATTTCAATTCAGTCCTGGTCCTTCTAAAGTCTACAGTTGCTTTCACCACATTTAAAACACGGTGGTTATCCTCCCAAAATGTAACACAAAGCAATCAATCAGTTCCCTGTGCTCAGTCTCTGCAGATGACAGGCAGAGTTATACAAATAAGTTCCTGTCAATAAATAGATTTTAAAATAGACTTAATTTCACTTATTTTCTTATAAACACACTTGATACTTCAGCCAGTACAGTAGCAGTCAGCTACAGTAATGTGTTTATTTCATCCTGGTGGTGCTAATCATGTTCAGTAATGTAAGGCCAAACGGTTGTATTCAGTTGGGAGTACGGTgtacattttaggacatcctcaggtgtacattttaggacatcctcagctgTCAGAGTCAGGtgtcagacatcagatgaaaaggcatcaggtctcaggaaaacTGCTGTCAAGTTTTTATGTAATTACACAGTCATGTCTCAGAAATCAGATGAAAAGGAGTCAGGTCTGAGGAAAAGCAGAGTCAGACGAAAAGGTCTCAGATAAAATGTTAGAGTCAGGTTTCAGACATCAGATAAAAAGGTCTCAGATAAAATGTTAgagtcaggtctcaggaaaaccgctgtcagaaaaagggGAGTCAGACAAAAAGGTCTCAGATGAAAAGTTATCAGAGTCAGGTTTCAGAAAAAgcaagtgtagcctaataatttacAGTAAATATCAAAATTATGTATtcaaattagggctgtcaaaataagattcatttcgattaaataatttgagaaaaaataactgattaaaaaaaatagcacagattaatcgattccgtatgacctttgaccccgagccgttctagtcagtaacaattagactgtaaaatgaaggagagagaagaaaatgtgctgcctagatcattgattggaacatttacttttaaaaaacagcctgatggttttgataaaaataaagtgttgattaaaataaagtcctctgcaatgtctgcagcaatgaatttgcatatcaccggagttcgtcaactctaaagtcgcacatcaatgcaaagaaatagtgttgacattgaggggagtgttaatttattttcattgtgtcccctaggttatacagtatctgtggcctgaaatgccttgtaagtgaaaaaaaacttcttcccgaagcacatttgaatttatttcctccgcatattaggtcatattatagattattatggccattatttgaacagtgaaaataatagtaaaagagtttttgaactttaatgtcactaatgctgattattcaatgattcatttgaatttaaatatttaaaatactttcacagcaaaaattatatatgcaattaatttagattaattaatcacagagtatgtaattcattaaattaatttttgtaatcaattgacagccctaattcaaatgactaaatatgtttagctattagtaattatgcagatcataaCATATGATAAAGTATAAAGTATAAAGTATACacttatatgaattccaaaatatgaaatagaaatctatgacaaccatcactttctatgtgtatgtgtgtgtgtgtgagtgtgtggagagtCAATCAAattgattgccactgatgtgaatgatcacacaatATTCAGTATTACTGATGGTGTCAAGGAGGTGGGGGCCcccaaaccaaatcaaattttaaaaaatcgcaaaagtatcgaaattgagattcttcacttggtattggtattgaaacaataatgttggcatcgtgacaacaggagttggggatctGTCCCTACCAAAGCTGAGACTAAACCTACGCCCTTCCTTCCTACTCCAAGAGAGACTCACACTCACCCTATAGTGCAGACCTGTTGTATACTTTAATCAATTGAATGAAaacacatagccacacacaaacaacatcaCAACAAACAATATGATAGGAAAACTCAAGGAAAATTTATtagcaatgtttttttaaaaaaaaatacaacaaaatTATGCTTTTGAGGTATAAGGAATGACCATTTCCAATTTTCTCTTTGTCAGGTAAAGGCAATGAAAACTTGGGCAAACTAGCTCaaagcaacaaaacaaaatacatgATTTAGCATACGATGACAATGAACAGATGTCAACAAATATATTATAATGGAACAAAGGGTTCTAATAAACCTTCATGATTACAAAAGACTAAAAGTGATTTTTTTACTTATTGAAGTTGTCCCAGCAGAAAATATATTGTTTGTCCTGAAAAAAGAACACTTATATTCATATGCAAGTctgaatgtgaaaaaaaaaaaaaattggcttTGTTGCAAATAAAGGCTGTTTGGTGAATGCAGGGTGCTTGAACATGACAACATTGGTACCACAGAAGCATCACTCAGCTGACTTGCATTGTTCAAGTAGATGGAGGCTGAGGAGCATGTCAAGTAAATTTTGCAGCGTTAGGATTACTGGCTCAGAGTAACGCACTATATTGGTGTGAGGATGATCCGAAGCTTTGGAGGTACTGAGTTGTGTGCAGAGGCAGTGAATGCAGGAGTTGAAGCCAAATAATAACATCCGCTGATTTCTTACAGCATCAACGCCCAGGTAAATCCATAATCAACCGGAAGTATGGAAATGCAAAGTAAGTAAATACACAATATGGATAACAACATTCAATACCAGCATGGTGGGCCATTCAATGACAAAATGAGAAATATAGGATATTGTGTATACAATGAGGTACTACCCctgtatgtatcaaaatgtcCTGTTGTATCTATACAGACATTTCCATGATATCtacattttaaaatacatttatatTCCGCTGTAGCATAGTTACATCCATTAAAAAACAGATGCCAGAAGGGCAGAGAGGGAATAatataaatgtattacattaaATCTAATGATGGACCAAATGAAAGGACATGTGACATATGCATCTgtcaatatacagtataaaaaagCCAATGATGAAAAAAACATTACGCTGATAGCTATAAAAAAAAAGCCAATCTCAACCCACAGTGTCACTTTAGTTGAAGGCCTGTAAAACTTCTAAGAACCAGAAGATAAAGAAGGAAAGTGCTGGTTCACAAACCACACCATCTTGTGACAgaacagaaacacagaaacattTCCCATACTTTGCCATAAATGACCATTACCATATGTGGATTTAAATACACTGAGAAGAAACAATTTGTTTTTGAGTCATTGTGAAAGATTAATTTCATATCCAATTCATAATTCTATTTCAATCATTTCCTTCATTTgagcaaacacatttttttttaaatacaaaataagTTTAGCCTTATGTGCCCATATTTCATTTTGAAAACGTTAATCCAACTTCACCATTTAGACATTCAGATGGCTAATTTTACAGGCTTACAGTAATGACGCACACTGCACAAAAATAACAATCATACACCTTTGAGATCAGTAAATGTTTTTGTCATCTTGTTTGATCCTAAAAAATACTGAT
Above is a genomic segment from Alosa sapidissima isolate fAloSap1 chromosome 4, fAloSap1.pri, whole genome shotgun sequence containing:
- the si:ch211-161c3.5 gene encoding uncharacterized protein C3orf18 homolog isoform X1; this translates as MAVSTAAGPDLFLTPTPNPTTLPSLSAVPATPTSFPVTTVGLTTAAENITTAAAPTIPLTTLLTTTLSGNQTAFNGTGLPQLAEQVAGMGMVLVPFAIITVLGLLIIVLLYVRKRKRLEKLRHQLMPMYNFDPGEEQDDLEQELLDHGRDGSPAGPNAKTLTTSQGTTQRPSRLVFTDVADAINA
- the si:ch211-161c3.5 gene encoding uncharacterized protein C3orf18 homolog isoform X2 — protein: MAVSTAAGPDLFLTPTPNPTTLPSLSAVPATPTSFPVTTVGLTTAAENITTAAAPTIPLTTLLTTTLSGNQTAFNGTGLPQLAEQVAGMGMVLVPFAIITVLGLLIIVLLYVRKRKRLEKLRHQLMPMYNFDPGEEQDDLEQELLDHGRDGSPAGPNAKL